A segment of the Suncus etruscus isolate mSunEtr1 chromosome 7, mSunEtr1.pri.cur, whole genome shotgun sequence genome:
cTGTTCTATTTTCCCCACCTCTCTTTCAACATCTTGGGAATTGTCTcattaaagacaaaaatagaaaatagcttTTGAAAGATCATTTTATAATTGTAGAGGTGGAAAAACATGCTTCAATTTTGGAAATGATATTAGATAActactggatttttgtttttttctagctTTGAACTTTTCTGGAGCATGTGACAAAATCAAACCTTTGAAGTCCCATCTCattccccctttcctccttttGTTAAGGTTTTCACTTCTTAGCTTGGAGCATCTCTTCTGTGAGTCTGCATGCTTGTTCCCTAGCACCATCaagacaaagctgagagcagtcCAGTGCTCCAGGATGCAGATGAGGAAGCTCAGTGGGTGGAAAGGGCTAGGAAAAAAGCCCGAGTCAGGGGCAGGAGCTTCATGGGGAGATTGCAATGTGGGAACCTCGGCCCCAGGCAGTAAAGACTGCAATAGGTGGCTGGTAGCAGCCAGTGCTGGTGGTTCTGGGCCCGAGGACCctactgtaagtgaaatattggGGTTATCATCCTATTTCACTTTGCAGATGCATCCTGGGACTTAGTCTTTGTGAGTGCAGGATATAGCAGTCATTCCTCTTCTCTAACTTCAGGCAGGAATTCTGTAAAACCCATTAAGATCAGTTCTTTCTGTCGTgtcatttatatatctttattgagATTTTCTGGTCTTGACTTGTACATCTGTTTAAATTATGAGCTTCACAGATTAAGTGTTTGTCCCACTATGGTGCAGACAGGATCATTGATATCAATGGGTGATTGTTTAAAAGTAATGAATGGAGGGAAGGcagtgaaggaaaaagaaaagtaatctcATCCCATATCAAATCAGGAACATCATCACAGTGAAGTTGCATGGGAGTGGGTTATGGTTACTTATGTGTGTCCATTTTCTGGGAGACTGAACCTAAGAGCCTCCTTTTTTTCTACAAGGTATAGGGCTGTTCAGGTCCGTAGGATGTAGACCACTTGGGTGTTGCCTGTCTGCTGTCATTTATGATATTACTTAAAAGAGAATTACTTCTGTGAGGTGTTAAATTAACCAGTCTTCACTCCCAAACTGTTATGTCAGATCAGACTTCACTCTCAAGCATTATGGCTTCATCTTTTACTTGTCAAAAACTCACCTGGGCAGTAAGAAATTCTAGATAAGCTCTTCACAATAATCTATTATCCACCAATGGGTGTGGTCatatcttccccccaaaaaatactgcTTTCCTGGTCTGCTTTTTCTCTTACTCTACATATGGAAAGGTCCATagatttgtgttttatttctctctagcctggtttgaattatttcctgtggtggCCTGCTGCCACACCCCAGATGtatgtgtaactacctgcaagaccctcccattcctgggaagggtcttgggGAGTGGATTTacatgtaactttacctgcaagaccctcgcattcctgggaggggtcttgggaaggttagataaggctttgaccagaagGGCAAAGGGATTTTGGCCTGGATAGGATGGAAATTTGGATTTACCTGAATGGAGAGGTAGCAGGAGGCTAGAGATGGCTAATAAAGGCTAGACTCAGGGCAAGCTAAAAATAGTATGTGTAAATGGTTATAATATAGAAACCACACATgatggctagggcatgaataaatctgatatttcctgaagcctgctgtgAGTGGATTGCCTTCTTGCCGCCACCTGAACTTGCAGACCCGCCAGTTAATGGggaatggagccacgtggccagggctaaaggacaaaggcctccatttcCATCTAGCCCATACAAAGGACCTCATGAATATTTAAAGCAACAGTGGTCCTGCCTCAGACCTGCTTCCCCTTTCCCCTTGAGATTATGCTGTGTGGAATTATTCACAGTAGGATTTTATGTGCTCAGGTCAAAGAAGGCTCCTTTGATGGTCCATACAGTGCATAGTCCTGAGAGCTGAGACACGAAAAATTACATGTTTTGGCAAATCTTGCAGGGTTGCAACTAGTGGCAATGAGTGTCAGAAACAGGAATGAGCAGTGGTAATCTCCAGTACTGAAGTGAGATGGTTTAGCCTGTGAGCTGGCCACTGCCTCCTCAGTTCTGCTCAAGGTTAAATGGAGCTCACAGTACCAGAGTCTGCACAACTTGTTCACTCACTTGTTGTCATGGCTGCAGCTATGTCCCCATATTTGAGCTCCATATAAGGAATTAAGCAATGGGATCTTCAGGGGAAATGGGGCTAGGATTAGTCAGAGCTGTTCCCTTTCTCAATACCCTGGTTTGTTTAAAGATTTAAGATGTTATTCCCTACAATGCCAAGAATCTGGGCCTTCAAAAGTGAATCTGCTGAGAAACAGATTGATACACTAAAAAGAAACTGATGGGCATATTATAATGATGTAAATTTTGACTAGTGCCATGGGGCTCTCTGCCCAAGCCAGCTGCAGCTCACtttttctcagagacaaaagaatatttcaaaaacttTCTTTCAATGGTGATGCTGTATAGGCAACCCCAAAAATAGGTTTGGGACTGAGACATCTACAACATGGGCAATATCTGcagaaaagaatggaagaaatgaataagcaAGTAAGGAAAAGAATCAAGTGGGCAGTGATCTGCAGCAAAGGACATAAACACCACATATTCTTGCTCGAGAGACCTGAGCAAGGCCACAGGTGAAACATTACCTCAAGCACCAATTCTTTGATTGTTCACTAATGTCTCAATTAATCAAACAACAAATTTCAATTTCTCATAACCACTACTCAGATTCTTGCTAGAGATTATCACTTAGCCAATTGATGTACTGGTTTTCCATTCTAGCTCCAACTTTTAGTCCAATAGAAATCAATCCATGAAATCCATCTTCAATGTGGTGATGAGTCACCAAAACCCTGGCATTCTGAAGTCGGGTGACATACATGACCCCATCATCTCTTAGGACATCATATTCACAAGTGAGCACATAGGTCTTGGGTAAGCCACGCAGCTGTGTATCGTTAGCCAACAGTGGGGCTGCCCGCACATCCAGGAACCCTGGGTACTTGTTTGCCAGTGCAGAACTGCCAAAAGTTGGCTTCTTATAAACGTGTCCTTTCCGAAAGTGCTCAGGCAGCAGAGAGCTCCAATTAACAAACTGGAAGAGGTGAGCTGAATGCACAGGTATATGCTGGTTGTTAGCCATGGCTTTCTCCAAAGATCTGTCTGTAGTAAAGTACTCACTGATGTACCTGAGTGCGAGCTCCTTGCTCAGAATTGGAGAGTGTGCATTTTCACGGTAGGAAGGTAAGTCAAAATCCAGAGCCTGAAGAACAGGATAGATCAAAGCCTGGACCTTGACTTTGACCTTGACATCTTGATCACATTGGAgctgaaaacaatttaaaatattgtttaaagcTTTTAAAAGCTGTTTCATTCATAAAtgcctttaaattaaaaaataagcctGACTTGCCATGAGGACACAATCTCACACAGACAAAACTCTAAACTCTCAGAGAATTTGGTAGTTTTCAATACTTTGTCTAAGCCTGCCTATATCTCCCTCATAGGGACTCCCTAAGCTTTCTTTATTCCACTGGCCTGTTCCTCTGAAAAGAATGAGAATTGGAGGCTGGAGTTACCTGGGTacttgataaatataaaaaaagtttctTGACCTGGAGATTTTTCACATCTTATTAGTTCTTTCATGCCTTTCAGAATGCTctatcttaccttttttttttttttttttagaaaatgagcCATAATTTCTGTTCATATCACTGCAGACAGAAACACTGGCAGAGGGGTTTCTTGAGGCAGCAAATGATTGACTCATCCCTGTTCCTGTTCCTTATCTCATGTGTTATTTTGTATCACAAGTTCTCAGACTATTTAGAGCAGATTGCATAACAGGTACTTTTCCTTGGGCTGCAAAGAAGCTACGTAACATACCAACATACCAGCAGCCCAAATTTACATGtttaaatgcaaatatatacAAAGACAGTGAAGGAAAATAACCAACAACTGTTTATTTTATCTGCACAAAAGATTTAAGTGGAGCCTTTATAAACTACTACTAAATAGCAAATATTCATTTGGAATTATATGAGACAATTTTTTCTGTTGGAACATGGCTTTTAGAGCAATGGTTAcctgattttatttcttaagtCATATCACTAGTATTCAAATTGAATTTAGGTTtaggctgttttgtttttgtttttttgtggaagCCACATCAAGATAGTCTTTGGCTACTACTAGACCAATACTTGAGTAAGTGGTGCTGAAAACAAGCCTGACACTGTTAATACAAACACTCCAGCCCTGAACCATTCTTGTGTTCTAATAGAAAAACGTTTTCTTATCTGCAATTCCTCAAGCTAACTAGAGTTATACGTACCTTAAGTTGAGAGCTAATGGCTGTGCAGTTTTAGTTAACTACATTGAGCAACGATGTAACTGATATCTGCAACAGGTCATCCCTACTAGGAGGAACTTATTTCTAGACTAACCTTTCTATTTTGATCAAACATTCCACCATGAATTTGTGCTCTTCACTGAGGAACACTGCTATCACCGCAGCTCCCAGTAGCAGCAACTGTTTTACACTGGATCTCCCAATGGTGATGACTGGATTTTACACACATATCTCCTGATACAAGAAAGCCTGAAGATCCTTAGCCAACCATATTAACTATGTTtcaattaatatgaaaaaaaatctcttttcaagaaagaggatagaaagaaaagaatcaaatCTATAAATGTTCTCTGATATTGACCTCTACATCTCTCTAATACAAATAACatgtgttatttattattattattattatttgttatttgtaaCAGCATTATCCCACTAGTATTTTGTCTACATAATGACCTTTAACtgcagaattttttgtttgattttgggccacatccagtggtgctcagaggtcattcctggctatctgctcagaaattgctcctggcaagcatggggaccacataggatgccaggatttgaaccatcattgcttgtgaggcaaatgccctaccactgtagtatctctttggccccaactgCAGAATGTTTTAAAGAGTAAacagtgtcctacctgctgaacCACTGCAGCTGCTAAGTTCCCTCCAGAACTGTCTCCAGATACTCCAATTCTTTTAGGGTCCACACCATATTCCTGAAGGACAGCTTGACGCAAGAACCACTTTAGTGCATTATAAACATCTTCAAATTGAATTGGAAAGTGATGTTTTGGTGCTAGTCGGTAGCTGTGGACAGAATGACAATGTTCTTCATATCAAATGATTCTCTGAGTAA
Coding sequences within it:
- the LOC126013272 gene encoding arylacetamide deacetylase-like; this encodes MGRKVLLFLIVGILSAWYLYTPLPANTEQPWAVMCLEACLKTINNVMQLVELLGISHFMTGVNFLISFVETSPTSDENLTVVDTTFHNIPVRVYIPKQKTKTLRRGIFFIHGGGWCLASAQFYGYDLLSRRTAHRLDAVVISTNYRLAPKHHFPIQFEDVYNALKWFLRQAVLQEYGVDPKRIGVSGDSSGGNLAAAVVQQLQCDQDVKVKVKVQALIYPVLQALDFDLPSYRENAHSPILSKELALRYISEYFTTDRSLEKAMANNQHIPVHSAHLFQFVNWSSLLPEHFRKGHVYKKPTFGSSALANKYPGFLDVRAAPLLANDTQLRGLPKTYVLTCEYDVLRDDGVMYVTRLQNARVLVTHHHIEDGFHGLISIGLKVGARMENQYINWLSDNL